The following are from one region of the Sulfurimicrobium lacus genome:
- the nuoE gene encoding NADH-quinone oxidoreductase subunit NuoE, producing MLSPASLARIDKEITKYPADQKQSAVMAALRIAQDELGWLATETMDFVAGYLGMAPVAVYEVASFYNMYELAPVGKYKITVCTNLSCTLMGSDTIAGYLKNKLGIGFGETTGDGRFTLKEGECMGACGDGPLFLINNKRMCGFLTSEKVDQVLAELE from the coding sequence ATGTTATCGCCCGCATCTCTAGCGAGAATTGATAAAGAAATTACGAAATATCCCGCCGATCAGAAGCAATCGGCGGTGATGGCGGCCTTGCGCATCGCGCAGGACGAACTCGGCTGGCTGGCTACCGAAACCATGGACTTCGTTGCCGGCTATCTCGGCATGGCGCCGGTGGCGGTTTACGAAGTAGCAAGCTTCTACAACATGTACGAGCTGGCCCCGGTCGGCAAGTACAAGATCACGGTATGCACCAATCTGTCCTGCACGTTGATGGGCTCCGACACCATTGCCGGATACTTGAAAAACAAACTCGGCATTGGCTTTGGCGAGACTACCGGCGATGGACGCTTTACGCTGAAGGAAGGCGAGTGCATGGGCGCCTGTGGTGACGGCCCGTTGTTCCTCATCAACAATAAACGCATGTGCGGCTTTCTCACCAGCGAGAAAGTCGATCAGGTTCTGGCGGAGCTCGAATAA
- the nuoF gene encoding NADH-quinone oxidoreductase subunit NuoF — protein sequence MANEVIFHSIHQPECWKLSNYLAGGGYETLKKVVTEKIPAEEIISQVKTSALRGRGGAGFPTGLKWSFMPRHFEGDKYIVCNTDEGEPGTFKDRDIIRFNPHQVIEGMAIAAYTMGVKVGYNYIHGEIWEAYERFEEALEEARAAGFLGDNLFGTDFCFNLHAHQGYGAYVCGEETALLESIEGKKGQPRFKPPFPASFGLYGKPTTINNTETFASIPYIIRHGGQKFLELGKPNNGGTKIFSVSGHVNKPGNFEIAMGTPFAELLEMAGGVRSGHKLKAVIPGGASVPVLPGEIIMDCTMDYDSLAKAGSYLGAGSVIVMDETVCMVKALERLSYFYFEESCGQCTPCREGTGWLYRVIHRIEHGQGRPEDLDLLASVTNNISGRTICALGDAAALPVQGMLKHYRNEFEYHIEHKKCMV from the coding sequence ATGGCGAATGAAGTCATCTTCCACTCCATCCATCAGCCCGAATGCTGGAAATTATCCAATTATCTTGCCGGCGGCGGATATGAGACGCTGAAAAAGGTTGTAACGGAAAAAATTCCAGCGGAAGAAATTATCAGCCAGGTAAAGACGTCCGCCTTGCGCGGTCGTGGCGGGGCGGGTTTTCCCACTGGCCTGAAGTGGAGCTTCATGCCGCGCCATTTCGAGGGCGACAAATACATCGTCTGCAACACAGATGAAGGCGAACCTGGCACGTTCAAGGATCGCGACATCATCCGCTTCAACCCGCACCAGGTCATCGAAGGCATGGCCATCGCCGCCTACACCATGGGCGTGAAAGTGGGCTACAACTATATCCACGGTGAAATCTGGGAAGCCTACGAGCGCTTCGAAGAAGCGCTGGAAGAAGCGCGCGCCGCCGGCTTCCTGGGTGATAACCTGTTCGGTACCGACTTCTGTTTCAACCTGCACGCTCACCAGGGATATGGTGCTTACGTGTGCGGAGAAGAAACGGCGCTACTGGAATCGATCGAGGGGAAAAAGGGTCAGCCGCGCTTCAAACCGCCGTTTCCGGCGAGTTTCGGTCTCTATGGCAAGCCCACCACCATCAACAATACCGAAACTTTCGCCAGCATTCCCTACATCATCCGGCATGGGGGGCAAAAGTTCCTCGAACTGGGCAAGCCGAACAACGGCGGCACCAAGATATTTTCCGTGTCAGGGCATGTTAACAAACCGGGCAATTTCGAGATCGCGATGGGAACGCCCTTTGCAGAGCTCCTCGAAATGGCCGGTGGGGTTCGCAGCGGCCACAAACTGAAAGCAGTTATCCCCGGCGGTGCTTCCGTGCCGGTGCTGCCGGGCGAAATCATCATGGATTGCACCATGGATTACGATTCCCTGGCCAAGGCCGGTTCCTACCTCGGCGCGGGTTCGGTGATCGTGATGGACGAGACGGTGTGCATGGTGAAGGCGCTGGAACGTCTGTCCTATTTCTATTTCGAGGAATCCTGCGGGCAGTGCACCCCGTGCCGCGAAGGCACCGGCTGGCTGTATCGCGTGATTCACCGCATCGAACATGGGCAGGGGCGTCCGGAAGACCTCGATCTGCTGGCCAGCGTGACCAACAATATCTCGGGGCGCACCATCTGCGCGTTGGGCGATGCCGCCGCGCTGCCGGTACAGGGTATGCTCAAGCACTATCGTAATGAATTCGAGTATCACATCGAGCACAAGAAGTGCATGGTATGA
- the nuoG gene encoding NADH-quinone oxidoreductase subunit NuoG: MAHIEIDGRQVEVKDGSTVMDAARQAGIYIPHFCYHKKLSIAANCRMCLVQVEKAPKPLPACATPVTDGMKVFTRSESAIRAQKGVMEFLLINHPLDCPICDQGGECQLQDLAVGYGEVASRYQEEKRVVSNKELGPLISTDMTRCIHCTRCVRFGQEIAGIMELGQAGRGEHSEIMPFVERTVNSELSGNMIDLCPVGALTSKPFRYSARSWELTRRASVSPHDSLGANLAVQVKGNRVYRVVPRENEAVNECWLSDKDRFSYEGLNSAQRLTQPMMKRHGEWQECSWQTALEYVANGLKRIRDDHGAAQIGALATPHSTLEELYLLQKFMRGIGSGNVDHRTRQSDFRLDGALQGAPWLGQSIAVLAEVKSALVIGSTLRKDHPLLAQRLRQAVKAGAELNLVNPVDDDLLTKVANKLIVAPNDLVNALSQVLKALAELKQTAVPQALAGVSVSSAATAMAASLSAAPTATVLLGNLAQHHPRYSELHGLAQEIARLSGATLGVLGEAANSVGACLAGAVPYAGPLGKDVSAGMNAAEMLATPRLAYVLLNTEIELDSHDPQQAMQAMEHAELVVALSAYRHQALNYADVLLPIAPFTETSGTFINTEGRAQSFNAVVKPQGDARPAWKVMRVLGNMFNLNGFDYNSSEDVRAEILAAGATSLHEACNNQLQSVVLGDAAVAVASGVQRIAEVPIYQADAVVRRADSLQCSHDGAAPDAVMNGALLRQLQVEDGAMVVVHQGGGSAVMRARRDDTLPLGCARVAVGHPLTAALGSMFGEIVVEKA, encoded by the coding sequence ATGGCCCACATCGAAATCGACGGCAGACAGGTAGAAGTAAAAGACGGCAGCACCGTAATGGATGCGGCACGTCAGGCGGGAATTTATATTCCGCACTTCTGCTATCACAAGAAACTGTCCATCGCCGCCAATTGCCGCATGTGCCTGGTGCAGGTGGAGAAGGCCCCCAAGCCCTTGCCAGCCTGTGCGACACCAGTGACCGATGGCATGAAAGTGTTCACGCGTTCAGAGTCTGCTATCCGTGCGCAAAAAGGGGTGATGGAGTTTTTGCTCATCAACCACCCGCTGGATTGCCCGATCTGCGATCAGGGCGGTGAATGCCAGTTGCAGGATCTGGCCGTCGGCTACGGCGAGGTGGCATCGCGTTACCAGGAAGAGAAACGGGTAGTCAGCAACAAGGAACTGGGGCCGCTGATTTCCACCGACATGACGCGCTGTATCCACTGTACCCGCTGCGTACGCTTCGGCCAGGAAATCGCCGGCATCATGGAACTGGGCCAGGCGGGACGCGGCGAACATTCCGAAATCATGCCGTTCGTCGAGCGCACGGTGAATTCCGAACTATCCGGCAACATGATCGATCTGTGCCCAGTGGGCGCATTGACCAGCAAGCCGTTCCGTTACTCCGCCCGCTCCTGGGAGTTGACCCGGCGCGCTTCGGTCAGCCCGCACGACAGCCTCGGCGCCAATCTGGCTGTGCAGGTCAAGGGCAACCGCGTCTATCGCGTCGTGCCGCGCGAGAATGAAGCCGTCAACGAGTGCTGGCTGTCCGACAAGGATCGTTTTTCCTACGAAGGCCTGAACTCCGCGCAGCGCCTCACGCAACCCATGATGAAACGTCATGGTGAATGGCAGGAATGCAGCTGGCAGACCGCGCTGGAGTATGTGGCGAATGGCCTGAAACGCATTCGCGACGATCATGGCGCCGCCCAGATCGGCGCGCTTGCGACGCCGCACAGCACGCTGGAAGAGCTTTATCTGCTGCAGAAATTCATGCGCGGGATCGGCAGCGGCAACGTGGATCACCGCACACGCCAGTCCGATTTTCGTCTCGATGGCGCCCTGCAGGGCGCGCCATGGCTCGGTCAGAGCATTGCTGTGCTGGCGGAAGTGAAGAGCGCGCTGGTCATCGGCAGCACGCTGCGCAAGGATCACCCGCTACTCGCACAACGCCTGCGTCAGGCGGTCAAAGCGGGCGCCGAGTTGAACCTGGTGAATCCGGTGGACGACGACCTGCTCACCAAAGTGGCCAACAAGCTGATCGTGGCCCCTAACGACCTGGTCAATGCCTTGTCCCAAGTGCTGAAAGCACTGGCAGAACTTAAGCAGACTGCAGTTCCCCAAGCGCTGGCAGGGGTGAGCGTGTCCTCCGCGGCGACGGCCATGGCCGCCAGCCTGTCGGCCGCTCCGACTGCCACGGTGTTGCTGGGCAATCTGGCGCAGCACCATCCGCGTTACAGCGAACTGCATGGCTTGGCACAGGAAATTGCGCGTCTGTCAGGCGCCACCCTGGGTGTACTGGGTGAAGCCGCCAACAGCGTCGGCGCCTGTCTTGCCGGAGCTGTCCCTTATGCCGGTCCGCTGGGCAAGGACGTCAGCGCCGGCATGAATGCTGCGGAGATGCTGGCTACACCACGTCTGGCCTATGTTCTGCTGAATACCGAAATCGAACTCGATAGCCATGATCCGCAACAGGCCATGCAAGCGATGGAACATGCGGAACTGGTGGTGGCGTTAAGCGCTTACCGCCATCAGGCGCTGAATTACGCCGATGTGCTGCTGCCGATTGCACCGTTTACAGAAACGTCCGGTACCTTCATCAATACCGAGGGCCGGGCGCAAAGTTTCAACGCCGTGGTCAAGCCACAGGGCGACGCCCGCCCGGCATGGAAAGTGATGCGCGTGCTGGGGAACATGTTCAATCTCAACGGCTTCGATTACAACAGTTCGGAAGATGTGCGCGCTGAAATTCTTGCTGCCGGCGCGACGTCCCTGCATGAGGCGTGTAACAACCAGTTGCAGAGTGTTGTGCTGGGCGATGCGGCGGTCGCTGTTGCGAGCGGCGTGCAACGCATTGCCGAAGTGCCGATTTACCAGGCCGATGCCGTGGTGCGGCGCGCCGATTCCCTGCAATGCAGCCATGACGGCGCAGCGCCGGATGCCGTCATGAACGGCGCCCTGCTGCGACAACTGCAAGTGGAGGACGGGGCAATGGTGGTGGTGCACCAGGGTGGCGGCAGCGCCGTGATGCGCGCCAGACGCGACGACACATTGCCTTTGGGTTGCGCTAGGGTCGCCGTAGGGCACCCCCTGACAGCCGCCCTGGGTTCGATGTTTGGCGAAATTGTGGTAGAGAAGGCCTGA
- the nuoH gene encoding NADH-quinone oxidoreductase subunit NuoH, with protein sequence MEFFQSLLGPFWPIIWTLVKIVVIVGPLLLGVAYVTYAERKVIGYMQVRIGPNRVGPLGLLQPIADGLKLMMKEIIIPSGANKKLFLLAPVMCMAPALVAWAVIPFTPELVLANIDASLLFIMAITSMGVYGVVLAGWSSNSKYPFLGAMRSAAQIVSYEIAMGFALVGVLMAAQSLNLVEIVKAQQGVSFFSWYWLPLFPMFLVYLISSVAEINRAPFDVAEGESEIVGFHAEYSGMAFAVFFLAEYANMILVATLSALLFLGGWLPLFDFAPFTWIPGFFWLMAKICFVLFLFLWFRATFPRYRYDQIMRLGWKVFIPVTLVWLLFIGGMMQTPLGYLFH encoded by the coding sequence ATGGAATTTTTTCAATCCTTGCTGGGGCCTTTCTGGCCGATCATCTGGACGCTGGTGAAGATCGTCGTCATCGTCGGACCGCTGCTTCTGGGTGTGGCCTATGTCACCTACGCCGAGCGCAAGGTGATCGGTTACATGCAGGTGCGCATCGGACCCAACCGGGTAGGCCCCTTGGGGCTGCTGCAGCCGATCGCGGACGGTCTGAAGCTGATGATGAAGGAAATCATCATTCCCAGCGGCGCCAACAAGAAGCTTTTTCTGCTCGCACCCGTCATGTGCATGGCGCCGGCCCTGGTCGCCTGGGCCGTGATTCCGTTCACCCCGGAACTGGTCCTGGCCAACATCGATGCCAGTCTGCTGTTCATCATGGCCATTACTTCCATGGGCGTGTATGGCGTGGTGCTCGCGGGCTGGTCCTCCAATTCCAAGTATCCTTTCCTCGGCGCAATGCGTTCCGCAGCACAGATCGTGTCGTATGAGATCGCCATGGGTTTCGCCCTGGTCGGCGTGTTGATGGCCGCGCAGAGCCTGAACCTGGTCGAGATCGTCAAAGCCCAGCAGGGGGTGTCATTCTTCAGCTGGTACTGGTTGCCGCTGTTCCCCATGTTCCTGGTATACCTGATTTCATCGGTCGCGGAGATCAACCGCGCGCCGTTCGACGTGGCTGAGGGCGAATCCGAAATCGTCGGTTTCCATGCCGAATATTCAGGCATGGCATTTGCCGTGTTCTTTCTCGCCGAATACGCCAACATGATTTTGGTGGCGACCCTGTCTGCGCTGTTGTTCCTCGGTGGCTGGCTACCCTTGTTCGATTTCGCGCCGTTCACCTGGATTCCCGGTTTCTTCTGGCTGATGGCCAAGATATGTTTCGTGCTGTTCCTGTTCCTGTGGTTCCGGGCGACCTTCCCCCGTTACCGCTACGACCAGATCATGCGCCTGGGCTGGAAAGTGTTCATTCCGGTGACGCTGGTATGGCTGCTGTTTATCGGCGGCATGATGCAGACCCCGCTGGGTTATTTGTTCCACTGA
- the nuoI gene encoding NADH-quinone oxidoreductase subunit NuoI, with protein sequence MNRLNAFFKSLLLIELLKGMALTGRYLFARKITVQFPEERTPMSPRFRGLHALRRYPNGEERCIACKLCEAVCPALAITIDMEERADGTRRTTRYDIDLTKCIFCGFCEESCPVDSIVETRIFDYHGEKRGDLNYNKAMLLAVGDKHEEQIARDKAADAPYR encoded by the coding sequence ATGAACCGCCTTAATGCATTCTTCAAAAGTCTGCTCCTGATCGAACTGCTCAAGGGCATGGCCCTGACCGGACGTTATCTGTTCGCGCGCAAGATCACGGTGCAGTTCCCGGAGGAACGTACTCCCATGTCGCCGCGCTTCCGCGGCCTGCATGCGCTGCGCCGTTATCCCAACGGCGAAGAGCGCTGCATCGCCTGTAAATTGTGCGAGGCGGTATGCCCGGCGCTGGCGATCACCATCGACATGGAAGAACGCGCCGACGGTACGCGCCGTACCACGCGCTACGACATCGACCTGACCAAATGCATTTTCTGCGGTTTTTGCGAAGAGTCCTGCCCGGTCGACTCTATCGTGGAAACGCGAATTTTCGATTACCACGGTGAAAAACGCGGCGATCTGAACTACAACAAGGCCATGCTGCTGGCCGTGGGCGACAAGCATGAAGAACAGATTGCCCGCGACAAGGCTGCAGATGCCCCATACCGTTAA
- a CDS encoding NADH-quinone oxidoreductase subunit J — translation MNFETIIFYLFAAILVFAAARVVTARNPVHSALFLVLAFFTAAALWITLEAEFLAITLVLVYVGAVMVLFLFVVMMLDINYDLLREGFWENFPYALTVAILMGAEMVLVLAGRNFWANGNGGMPNAHGAGYSNIKELGRLIYTDYVYPFEIASVILLVAIVAAIALTLRHRKDTKYQDPAAQIAVRRNDRLRIIAVSSDNKLKQQAAEDSPSAEQP, via the coding sequence ATGAATTTTGAAACAATAATATTTTATCTCTTTGCGGCGATCCTGGTGTTTGCCGCAGCACGCGTGGTGACCGCGCGTAACCCGGTGCATTCCGCCCTGTTTCTGGTGCTGGCTTTTTTTACCGCTGCCGCCCTGTGGATTACGCTGGAGGCTGAGTTCCTGGCAATCACGCTGGTGCTGGTGTACGTGGGTGCTGTGATGGTGTTGTTCCTGTTCGTGGTGATGATGCTCGATATCAACTACGACCTGCTACGCGAAGGTTTCTGGGAGAATTTTCCCTACGCGCTGACGGTGGCGATATTGATGGGCGCGGAAATGGTACTGGTACTGGCCGGACGCAATTTCTGGGCGAACGGCAACGGCGGCATGCCGAACGCGCATGGCGCGGGTTATAGCAATATCAAGGAATTGGGCCGCCTGATTTATACCGACTACGTCTACCCGTTCGAGATCGCCTCGGTCATTTTGCTGGTGGCGATCGTTGCGGCCATCGCGCTTACGCTGCGCCACCGCAAAGATACCAAATATCAGGACCCGGCCGCACAGATCGCGGTGCGTCGTAACGATCGTTTGCGCATCATCGCGGTTTCGTCGGATAACAAGTTGAAACAACAGGCGGCAGAAGACAGCCCGTCGGCAGAGCAACCTTGA
- the nuoK gene encoding NADH-quinone oxidoreductase subunit NuoK: MLTLSHYLVLGAILFAISVLGIFLNRKNVIVILMAIELMLLAVNMNFVAFSHYLHDTAGQIFVFFILTVAAAEAAIGLAILVVLFRNLSTINVQDLDHLKG; the protein is encoded by the coding sequence GTGCTGACACTTTCTCATTATCTGGTTCTGGGCGCGATCCTGTTCGCCATCAGCGTGCTGGGGATTTTTCTCAACCGCAAGAACGTCATTGTCATTCTTATGGCGATCGAGTTGATGCTCCTGGCGGTGAACATGAATTTCGTGGCGTTTTCCCATTATCTCCACGATACGGCGGGGCAGATTTTCGTCTTCTTCATTCTCACCGTGGCCGCGGCCGAAGCTGCGATCGGTCTGGCTATTCTGGTGGTGCTGTTCCGCAATCTGAGCACGATCAACGTGCAAGACCTGGATCACTTAAAGGGATAA